Proteins from one Chitinophaga oryzae genomic window:
- a CDS encoding response regulator, translated as MKPHTVLVIDDDADDRIFFSEAIKKVSPEVETHYCENGIQAIDLLFTKKLVDPDYIFLDMNMPMMNGKECLRELGKLIHRSITKVVILSTSDMVEDVQESMALGARLFLTKPDSFDALCRILKDVLEEKWQKCFR; from the coding sequence ATGAAGCCACACACCGTCCTGGTCATCGATGACGACGCTGATGACAGGATTTTCTTCAGTGAAGCCATTAAAAAAGTCTCGCCTGAGGTAGAGACCCACTACTGCGAAAACGGTATCCAGGCTATTGATTTGCTCTTCACCAAAAAACTTGTCGATCCGGATTATATTTTTCTGGACATGAACATGCCGATGATGAATGGCAAGGAATGTTTGCGTGAGTTGGGGAAACTCATTCACAGGAGCATCACCAAAGTAGTGATCCTCAGTACTTCCGACATGGTGGAAGACGTACAGGAATCCATGGCGCTGGGCGCCCGCCTCTTCCTCACCAAACCGGATTCCTTCGATGCCCTTTGCCGTATTTTGAAAGATGTGCTGGAAGAAAAATGGCAGAAATGCTTCAGATAG
- a CDS encoding PQQ-dependent sugar dehydrogenase: protein MKICYGLLMLLTACHAAKMNPGSYGGSVTTKGYQADSLAKPYATPSVTNYSRVVGWAEGQTPVAPAGFTVTKFADGLDHPRWLYVGDNGDVFVAESNTVLKGVKKVGAKISRKIKTQHYGESANRITLLRDGNKDGYAEQHYVFKKDLNQPFGMLISGAHFYVGNTDGLMRFPYRAGDTAIHDSGVQLLPLPAGEHNQHWTRSLLPDPSGKKLYIGVGSGSNVAEKGLGNEVRRANILEVNMDGSGERVYASGLRNPVGMDWAPGTRQLWVAVNERDGLGDELVPDYLTAVKEGGFYGWPFYYYGSHPDPRMEKELALAPKQPVITPDIPLGNHTASLGLLFYRGKTFPSKYHQGAFITQHGSWNRSVISGYKVIFIPFRNGSPAGPPEDFLTGFVANQTQSEVYGRPVGIAELANGDLLITDDVSNVIWRVHRNR from the coding sequence ATGAAGATCTGTTATGGCTTGCTGATGCTGTTAACAGCCTGTCACGCAGCAAAAATGAACCCGGGCTCTTACGGTGGTTCTGTTACTACCAAAGGTTATCAGGCCGACTCCCTGGCGAAACCGTATGCTACCCCTTCTGTTACCAACTACAGCAGGGTGGTCGGGTGGGCTGAAGGTCAAACGCCGGTAGCGCCTGCCGGTTTCACCGTCACCAAATTCGCCGATGGGCTGGACCACCCCCGCTGGCTCTACGTCGGCGATAACGGGGATGTGTTTGTCGCTGAATCCAACACGGTACTAAAGGGCGTCAAAAAAGTCGGCGCTAAAATCTCCCGTAAAATCAAGACACAGCATTATGGTGAAAGCGCCAACCGCATCACCCTGTTGCGTGACGGGAATAAAGACGGCTACGCAGAGCAGCATTATGTGTTCAAAAAAGACCTCAACCAGCCCTTCGGGATGCTGATATCCGGCGCGCACTTTTACGTGGGTAATACCGACGGTTTAATGCGTTTTCCTTATCGCGCCGGCGATACGGCTATCCACGACAGCGGCGTGCAGCTGCTGCCGCTGCCCGCAGGGGAGCATAACCAGCACTGGACCCGTTCTTTATTGCCGGACCCTTCGGGAAAGAAACTGTATATCGGCGTAGGATCGGGCAGCAACGTGGCGGAAAAAGGGCTCGGCAATGAAGTCCGCAGGGCCAACATCCTTGAAGTGAACATGGACGGAAGCGGTGAACGCGTCTATGCATCGGGGTTGCGCAATCCTGTGGGAATGGACTGGGCCCCCGGTACACGGCAGCTGTGGGTGGCGGTCAACGAGCGTGACGGGCTGGGCGACGAATTGGTGCCCGATTACCTGACGGCTGTGAAAGAAGGCGGTTTCTACGGCTGGCCTTTTTATTACTACGGATCGCATCCTGACCCACGCATGGAAAAAGAACTGGCGCTGGCGCCGAAACAGCCGGTCATTACACCGGACATACCGCTGGGCAACCATACGGCCTCGCTGGGGCTGCTGTTTTACAGGGGCAAAACATTCCCTTCAAAGTACCACCAGGGAGCATTTATCACGCAGCATGGCTCGTGGAACCGCTCCGTCATCTCCGGTTACAAGGTCATTTTTATACCTTTCCGTAACGGCAGCCCCGCCGGGCCCCCGGAAGATTTCCTGACCGGTTTTGTGGCAAATCAGACTCAAAGTGAGGTCTACGGCCGTCCGGTAGGGATCGCTGAACTGGCCAACGGAGATCTGCTGATCACGGATGACGTGAGCAATGTGATTTGGAGGGTACACCGTAACCGGTAG
- a CDS encoding DUF421 domain-containing protein yields MDIAGVFWGDGEKLDLLQMSVRALSMFFIALVLIRLGGMRIFGKRSAFDTIIIIMLGAILARGVIGASPFWSTVAASATMVLVNRLVAWLCAANDTVNDVIKGKHLLLCENGQIHWDNMKVASLSKSDLMESLRLETKQDSLEKIEKAYMETNGRISFLLKKTI; encoded by the coding sequence ATGGATATCGCTGGTGTCTTTTGGGGTGACGGAGAGAAACTGGACCTTCTGCAGATGTCTGTACGCGCCCTTTCCATGTTCTTCATCGCCCTTGTCCTGATCCGGCTGGGCGGCATGCGTATTTTCGGCAAACGTTCCGCCTTCGACACGATCATCATTATCATGCTGGGCGCTATCCTGGCACGAGGAGTGATCGGCGCGTCGCCGTTCTGGTCCACCGTAGCGGCATCAGCTACGATGGTGCTGGTCAACCGGCTGGTGGCATGGTTATGCGCCGCCAATGACACGGTCAATGACGTGATAAAAGGAAAACATTTACTGCTCTGCGAAAACGGGCAGATTCACTGGGACAATATGAAAGTGGCTTCTTTAAGTAAATCGGACCTGATGGAAAGTCTCCGGCTCGAAACAAAACAGGATTCACTGGAAAAGATAGAGAAGGCTTATATGGAAACCAACGGAAGGATCAGTTTTTTGCTGAAGAAGACTATCTGA
- a CDS encoding inorganic diphosphatase, translating to MIIKELHVVIETPKGSSEKYDFDPVSRFFVMSQSLPAGMMFPFDMGFIPGTRAEDGNPLDVMVLSEFKTFTGCMIKCRLIGAIKAIVHEPDGMQVRWDRYIAVPFLSRVYKELDVVPDKLVRELEGFFAAYHGLEGRLFKPAGYLDAAPAYEQIKFV from the coding sequence ATGATTATAAAAGAGCTGCATGTGGTGATTGAAACACCCAAAGGGAGCAGTGAAAAATATGATTTCGACCCCGTGTCGCGCTTCTTTGTAATGAGCCAGTCATTGCCTGCGGGCATGATGTTCCCGTTTGATATGGGCTTTATTCCCGGGACAAGGGCGGAAGACGGAAACCCGCTTGATGTCATGGTGTTGTCCGAGTTTAAAACATTTACCGGTTGTATGATTAAATGCCGGTTGATCGGCGCTATTAAAGCGATCGTTCATGAGCCTGACGGTATGCAGGTGCGCTGGGACAGGTACATTGCAGTGCCTTTTCTCTCCCGCGTGTACAAGGAACTGGACGTGGTGCCGGATAAACTGGTGCGGGAATTGGAGGGTTTCTTTGCGGCTTACCACGGACTGGAGGGCAGGTTGTTTAAGCCTGCCGGTTACCTGGATGCCGCTCCCGCCTACGAGCAGATAAAATTTGTTTGA